From the genome of Nicotiana sylvestris chromosome 2, ASM39365v2, whole genome shotgun sequence, one region includes:
- the LOC138885179 gene encoding secreted RxLR effector protein 78-like — protein MDSLIDSTQAAFVPGRVIINNIILSHELVKGYERKGVSIRCMMILDMQKAYDSIEWGYMEQVLQALAFLEQFIRWIMTCMETITYTIMINGALTKPFDARKGLRKGDPL, from the coding sequence ATGGATAGTCTGATTGATAGTACACAAGCAGCTTTTGTTCCTGGCAGAGTAATCATAAATAATATTATTCTGAGTCATGAACTTGTGAAAGGATATGAGAGAAAAGGGGTGTCAATTAGATGTATGATGATACTGGATATGCAAAAAGCCTATGATTCAATAGAATGGGGCTATATGGAGCAGGTATTACAAGCATTAGCATTCCTAGAGCAGTTTATAAGATGGATCATGACATGTATGGAAACTATCACATACACAATCATGATAAATGGTGCACTAACTAAGCCATTTGATGCTAGGAAAGGATTGAGGAAAGGGGACCCTCTTTAA